From Aspergillus fumigatus Af293 chromosome 3, whole genome shotgun sequence, a single genomic window includes:
- a CDS encoding exosome non-catalytic core subunit RRP4, producing MAITILPPVVQDVDSPHPDSDFDSMSIDSDGGVDLTSRGGSRPSKRPRLVEGTKIGAGIVTPGEVVTDDPQWMRGHGTYSNPLSTSIIATVAGTVQKTNKLLSVQPLRARYIPEIGDLVVGRIVEVQSRRWKVDIAAPLLAQLPLSAINLPGGILRRRTSADELQIRTFFSEGDLVVAEVQSVHSDGSASLHTRSLKYGKLRNGVFLAVAGTGGSGASSSTVKGGPGAGTASAGLLGTSGTGGVVRARRQQWTVNTANGGGEVNIILGVNGYIWIAKHADGAAAASSTTENVSITRMEEMVSSSIYSSQNDEIPPQTRREIARLAQCIRVLVQGGVRVDEETVMRAYDASLQVDLEVGDDEDEDERRREGREYLEGTKASGILALATVAR from the exons ATGGCCATCACGATTCTGCCTCCCGTTGTGCAGGATGTCGATTCTCCCCACCCAGATTCAGACTTCGATTCAATGTCGATAGACTCAGACGGAGGAGTTGACTTGACTTCAAGAGGAGGCTCTCGACCAAGCAAACGGCCCCGCTTAGTGGAAGGGACAAAGATTGGCGCAGGAATTGTGACACCGGGTGAAGTGGTGACGGATGATCCACAATGGATGAG AGGTCACGGTACCTACTCGAATCCACTCTCGACTTCTATCATTGCCACTGTTGCTGGCACTGTACAGAAAACGAACAAACTGCTCTCCGTTCAGCCGCTGCGGGCTCGATATATCCCAGAAATCGGTGATCTGGTTGTTGGACGCATTGTGGAGGTTCAGTCAAGACGATGGAAGGTCGATATTGCCGCTCCTCTTCTAGCACAACTACCCCTCTCCGCCATCAACCTGCCTGGAGGCATCCTCCGTCGACGGACAAGCGCGGATGAGCTGCAGATTCGAACCTTCTTCAGCGAAGGGGATCTGGTGGTTGCAGAAGTTCAGAGCGTGCATTCTGACGGCTCAGCCTCATTGCATACGCGATCGCTGAAATACGGCAAGCTTAGAAATGGCGTATTCCTCGCTGTTGCGGGAACCGGTGGTAGCGGAGCTTCGAGTTCGACAGTGAAGGGAGGCCCTGGAGCGGGAACTGCCTCTGCAGGGTTGCTAGGCACCTCAGGCACGGGTGGTGTGGTTCGCGCCCGGAGACAACAGTGGACAGTCAACACGGCGAACGGAGGCGGCGAGGTGAACATTATCCTCGGGGTGAATGGTTACATCTGGATCGCGAAGCACGCCGACGGCGCGGCCGCCGCGTCCTCTACGACGGAGAATGTATCCATCACCCGTATGGAGGAGATGGTATCAAGCTCTATCTATTCCAGCCAGAACGACGAGATTCCACCGCAGACACGGCGCGAGATTGCACGCCTGGCGCAATGTATTCGCGTGCTGGTTCAAGGCGGAGTACGTGTGGATGAGGAAACTGTCATGAGAGCATACGATGCCAGCTTACAGGTCGATCTCGAAgtcggtgatgatgaggatgaggacgagcggagaagagaaggaagggagTATCTCGAGGGCACCAAAGCTTCAGGGATCCTAGCTTTGGCGACGGTAGCACGATGA
- a CDS encoding IFRD domain-containing protein has translation MPDLRRQIFESGKTMSRKAASREGSRRPSRAASAQSSKQSSRNVSRHPSDEEDEGNLSDDTAYSLGSLDDVGDIIPDAGTNANWPEELEDVVEDILDRKRSSVLAREEAYAAFCRLAKSHYIEDRIRTRVLDLVSAFAKSIKFESSVRETTLALRALSLLTITAFDNTIYENVEPLLTRTIRDSTSPVIKAAAIHCLGVCTSFGGAGEDSIVDQMTFFLDIAASDGHSIDAADDGATVTAALQEWGYLATEIEDLEAESEEAVQIFMDQLNSNDPARQIAAGENIALLYEKSYTPQEDDDDEDEEVKSDEEEFMGARDRDGPKLVKRYNAYHNTHELEQQLQSLATVHKKHISKRDKKNLHSNFASILTTVENPRRGPMYNKAIDQDSNRQYGSKVRVKIGREGVMSIDRWWKWIRLNSLRRVLQGGFAVHYFEGNRAVLDSLPLMVRAPPSERTSARKSTRPRNNHRWAVHDQSDED, from the exons ATGCCTGACCTACGCCGTCAGATCTTTGAGAGCGGCAAGACTATGTCCCGCAAGGCCGCTTCTCGCGAAGGCTCTCGCCGTCCCTCTCGCGCGGCCTCTGCTCAAAGTTCGAAACAGTCGTCTCGCAACGTGAGCAGGCATCCATccgatgaagaggatgaaggtaATCTCAGCGACGACACTGCATATAG CCTCGGTTCCCTGGATGACGTGGGTGACATTATTCCAGATGCTGGTACAAACGCCAACTGGCCTGAAGAGCTTGAGGATGTCGTTGAAGATATCCTGGATCGCAAACGGAGCAGCGTCCTGGCCCGAGAAGAGGCCTATGCTGCTTTTTGCCGTCTCGCCAAATCTCATTACATTGAGGATCGTATCCGCACTCGTGTCCTTGACCTCGTGAGTGCTTTTGCCAAGAGTATCAAATTTGAAAGCAGCGTGCGAGAGACAACCTTAGCGCTTCGCGCATTGAGTCTTCTTACCATCACCGCCTTTGACAATACCATCTACGAAAATGTAGAACCGCTGCTGACCCGCACGATCCGCGACTCGACTTCTCCTGTGATCAAAGCTGCCGCAATCCATTGCCTGGGGGTATGTACCAGCTTTGGTGGTGCTGGCGAAGACAGCATTGTCGATCagatgaccttcttcctGGACATTGCTGCCTCCGATGGCCATTCAATCGATGCGGCTGACGACGGGGCCACTGTCACGGCCGCTCTGCAGGAATGGGGCTACCTCGCGACAGAAATCGAGGACTTGGAGGCCGAAAGCGAAGAGGCGGTCCAGATTTTCATGGATCAACTTAATAGCAACGATCCGGCCCGGCAGATTGCCGCTGGCGAGAATATCGCCCTGCTGTACGAGAAGAGCTACACACCgcaagaggacgacgacgacgaagacgaggaagtcaaatccgacgaggaggagtttATGGGGGCCAGGGACCGGGACGGGCCAAAACTCGTCAAACGCTACAATGCGTACCACAACACCCATGAGTTGGAACAGCAACTCCAATCCTTGGCCACCGTGCACAAAAAGCACATCAGCAAGcgagacaagaagaacctGCACAGCAATTTCGCCTCCATCTTGACGACTGTGGAGAATCCCCGACGCGGCCCCATGTACAACAAGGCGATCGATCAAGATTCGAATCGGCAGTACGGGAGCAAAGTCCGCGTGAAGATCGGAAGAGAAGGGGTCATGAGCATTGACCGTTGGTGGAAGTGGATTCGACTGAACTCTCTCCGACGAGTTCTCCAGGGAGGATTCGCGGTACACTACTTTGAGGGCAACCGCGCCGTCCTGGACAGTCTGCCGTTGATGGTGCGGGCACCGCCATCCGAGCGTACAAGCGCCAGAAAATCAACAAGGCCCCGCAATAATCACCGATGGGCTGTTCATGATCAGTCAGACGAGGACTGA
- a CDS encoding putative RNA binding protein Rnp24, protein MAGLGEGSQKKRKLTDVPEIEIDVSAPEPPSKKALRKAKKKVAEPTTDPTTKQEAAVPSKKQEDEAPKKRSDHGIWIGNLAFSVTKDDLRKFLTSNCTFADTTITRIHLPKGQEKFGKAQNKGFAYIDLANEKAVKEAVGLSEQLLSGRRVLIKDAKNFDGRPKKSESDSAATVTKPPSKRIFVGNLGFDVTKEVLEEHFGQCGTVAHVHVATFQDSGKCKGYAWVEFEDLAAAEAAVKGFVMIDEDEEDDEGSGEEESGKRRKSKKRRQRRVWVNQLLGRRMRMEFAEDATTRYKKRFGKDGEGKKKDESVITEVEDGPLERESTGDRPQQSHPEKPKRNNKPEYSRYAKETVQKLSGAIVEPQGKKITFD, encoded by the coding sequence ATGGCTGGCCTCGGTGAAGGTAGCCAAAAAAAGCGAAAGCTAACAGACGTTCCTGAAATTGAAATCGATGTGTCCGCGCCTGAACCTCCGTCGAAAAAGGCTCTGCGCAAAGCCAAAAAGAAGGTTGCTGAGCCTACTACTGATCCTACAACGAAGCAAGAGGCTGCTGTGCCCAGCAAAAAGCAAGAAGACGAGGCTCCCAAAAAACGTTCAGACCACGGCATCTGGATTGGAAACCTGGCCTTTTCGGTGACCAAAGATGATCTGCGCAAGTTTCTCACAAGCAATTGCACATTTGCGGATACCACAATCACCCGTATACATCTGCCCAAGGGCCAGGAAAAGTTTGGAAAGGCTCAGAACAAGGGTTTCGCTTACATCGATCTTGCCAACGAGAAGGCTGTGAAGGAGGCAGTAGGATTGAGCGAGCAGCTGCTATCTGGGCGCCGTGTGTTGATCAAGGATGCGAAGAACTTTGACGGCAGACCAAAAAAGTCAGAGTCGGATTCCGCGGCAACAGTTACGAAACCTCCTTCGAAACGGATATTCGTTGGCAATCTCGGCTTTGATGTTACAAAAGAGGTTCTCGAGGAACATTTTGGACAATGCGGTACCGTCGCACATGTACATGTGGCAACGTTTCAGGATAGTGGAAAATGCAAGGGCTATGCTTGGGTGGAGTTTGAGGATCTTGCTGCCGCCGAAGCAGCGGTGAAGGGCTTTGTTATGattgatgaagacgaggaagacgatgagggctctggagaagaagagtcCGGTAAGCGCAGGAAGTCGAAGAAACGCAGACAGAGGAGGGTTTGGGTGAACCAGCTTCTTGGTCGACGAATGCGCATGGAGTTCGCGGAGGATGCGACAACACGGTACAAGAAGCGGTTTGGTAAAGATGgggaaggcaagaagaaagatgaatCGGTCATTACTGAAGTGGAAGATGGGCCTCTTGAGCGGGAGTCCACCGGAGACAGGCCGCAACAGTCACATCCTGAGAAGCCCAAGAGAAACAACAAGCCTGAATACTCACGATACGCCAAAGAAACCGTGCAGAAGCTTAGCGGTGCTATTGTCGAACCCcaaggaaagaaaatcaCTTTTGACTGA
- the spt6 gene encoding chromatin-remodeling histone chaperone SPT6 codes for MSARDFVEGEAVLDDEENENEEEQEEDYDGEVHEGAGTMNHYNDSSEEEEEDDDDEEAARAIREGFIVDEDEEIEERAERRREKRKRRREEREREDEHLDEEDLELIGELNPAFQSAAATESKFKRLKRGHKDHRQASQGIDDIFNSDEDEEAAGDYGRPSHRRPMHDEMKDFIEEDVFTDDELEREREDLEIARPAKRGVTGLGATDAAGLDENALEDMRAAFGDGNEYLFALEMEEQEEEQEEDQEKHLDLKDVFEPSQLAERMLTEEDNQIRLLDEPERHQLARKPYRNLVLTEEQFREEAAWIANLMLLKKRIEPELREPFQRSVAKVLEFLVTDDWEVPFIFQHRKDYMIHATKVPVAGAPADGDTSQYTIKAEKLLNMTDLWDIFDHDLKFRALVEKRNTIQKTYDNLQSLFNVNDSVVQDMLSTAVTMEELQDVQDYVHFQYASQLRDINLMNGEANGDTHRRKATGRSFFERVRNGKAYGLVRAFGITADAFAQNALKEGRRQYTEDPAERPEEMADSFIDNDFSNASHVLKAAKALFAEEIVMSPKMRKVIRQAYYMNGAVDCFRTEKGLRRIDEQHPYYEFKYLRNQQLSDIARQPELYLRMLKAEEEGLVEVKVRFENFDHFRQRLYPDIESDNYSEIADAWNRTRREVLDMALGKLERLINRSVKENIRQECENHVAKECREAFSQRLDQAPYKPKGMVLGTVPRVLAMSTGTGIVGRDPIHWAYVEEDGRVLENGKFVDLSIGDRDRSIPDGKDVEALIELLERRRPDVIGVSGMSPETRKLYKLLTELVEKKDLRGATYTDERDEEISDPLEVVIVNDEVARLYQHSERAKKDHPSFGPLTHYCVALAKYLQSPLKEYASLGRDIVSIQFKRGQQLVAQELLLKQLETALVDMVNLVGVDINEAVTDPATANLLPYVCGLGPRKAAHLLKIVNMNGGVVNNRVELLGVNAQYPAMGVKVWNNCASFLFIDFENADPDADPLDNTRVHPEDYDIARKMAADALELDEEDIKAETDENGPGAIVRKLFRDEAQDRVNDLILEEYAEQLEKNLNQRKRATLETIRAELQQPYEELRKQFALLSTDDVFTMLTGETSDTLAEGMVVPISIKRITDDHIDGKLDCGVDVLVPESELTDRYDIPVRALYSLHQTLPAKVLFLNKKNFLCNVSLREEQVSRPTPRPRDHMRGEWDDRQEAKDREMLQEKTQSGGRVMRVIKHPLFRPFNSTQAEEFLGSQSRGDVVIRPSSKGPDHLAVTWKVADGIFQHIDVLELDKENEFSVGRTLKVGGRYTYSDLDDLIFNHVKAMAKKVDEMMLHEKYQEGSKDATYSWLNTYTKANPRRSAYAFCIDPKHPGYFQLCFKAGENAQLHSWPVKVIPQGYELQRNPYPDMRALCNGFKLLFTNMQAGKR; via the exons ATGAGCGCTCGCGATTTCGTAGAAGGTGAGGCTGtgctggacgatgaggagaacgagaatgaggaggaacaggaggaagaCTACGACGGCGAAGTTCATGAGGGTGCTGGCACCATGAATCACTATAATGACTCgagtgaagaggaagaggaggacgatgatgacgaggaggcagCTCGTGCA ATCCGCGAGGGTTTTAttgtcgatgaggacgaagagatcGAAGAACGCGCCGAGCGCAGGCGCGAGAAGCGGAAGCGGCGTCGAGAGGAGCGTGAGCGCGAAGATGAGCATCTCGATGAGGAAGATCTTGAGCTCATCGGAGAGTTGAATCCTGCTTTTCAGTCCGCCGCAGCTACAGAG TCCAAATTCAAACGTCTCAAGCGTGGTCACAAAGACCATCGGCAAGCGTCTCAAGGCATCGACGATATTTTCAATTcggatgaagacgaggaggcggCAGGCGACTATGGCAGACCGAGCCATCGAAGACCTATGCACGATGAGATGAAGGACTTTATCGAGGAAGACGTCTTCACGGATGATGAGCTAGAGCGGGAACGAGAGGATCTGGAGATTGCCCGTCCGGCGAAGAGGGGCGTCACCGGTCTCGGGGCCACCGACGCAGCCGGCTTGGACGAGAATGCCCTCGAAGATATGCGCGCAGCGTTCGGCGATGGAAACGAATACCTGTTCGCCCttgaaatggaagaacaagaggaggagcaagaggAGGACCAGGAGAAGCATCTGGATCTAAAGGATGTTTTCGAGCCGTCGCAATTGGCAGAGAGGATGTTGACAGAAGAGGACAACCAGATTCGCTTGTTGGACGAGCCCGAGCGTCATCAGCTTGCCCGCAAACCGTATCGCAACCTCGTTCTGACGGAAGAGCAGTTCCGCGAAGAGGCAGCCTGGATCGCAAATCTCATGCTTCTCAAGAAGCGCATCGAGCCCGAATTGAGAGAACCGTTCCAGCGGTCCGTAGCCAAAGTGCTAGAGTTCCTCGTGACCGACGACTGGGAGGTTCCTTTCATTTTCCAGCATCGCAAGGACTATATGATTCACGCGACCAAGGTTCCTGTGGCTGGTGCGCCTGCTGATGGGGACACGTCTCAGTACACcatcaaggccgagaagctTTTGAACATGACGGATCTCTGGGACATCTTTGACCACGATCTCAAATTTAGAGCATTGGTTGAGAAGCGCAATACAATCCAGAAGACATACGACAATCTGCAGAGCTTATTCAACGTGAACGATAGTGTCGTGCAGGACATGCTATCTACGGCCGTTACCATGGAAGAACTCCAGGATGTGCAGGACTACGTTCATTTTCAGTATGCCTCGCAGTTGCGCGATATTAACTTGATGAATGGGGAGGCCAACGGCGATACGCATCGGCGCAAGGCGACTGGCAGGTCCTTCTTTGAGCGTGTCCGCAATGGCAAGGCTTACGGTCTTGTTCGCGCGTTTGGCATCACCGCCGATGCTTTCGCGCAGAATGCGCTGAAGGAGGGCCGTCGCCAGTACACTGAGGATCCGGCCGAGCGCccggaggagatggctgATAGCTTCATTGACAACGACTTCTCCAATGCTTCCCATGTGCTCAAAGCCGCCAAGGCCTTGTTTGCGGAGGAGATCGTGATGAGTCCTAAGATGCGCAAGGTGATCCGGCAAGCATACTACATGAACGGCGCAGTCGATTGCTTCCGGACTGAAAAGGGTCTCCGGAGGATTGACGAACAGCACCCTTACTACGAATTCAAGTACCTGAGAAATCAGCAGCTCAGTGACATCGCGCGTCAGCCCGAACTTTATCTTCGGATGCTaaaggctgaagaagagggtcTGGTGGAAGTCAAGGTTCGATTTGAGAATTTCGATCACTTCCGGCAGCGCCTCTACCCGGATATTGAATCGGATAACTACAGTGAAATCGCCGATGCTTGGAATCGTACCCGCCGTGAAGTCCTGGACATGGCGCTGGGCAAGCTGGAGCGTTTGATCAATCGCAGCGTCAAGGAAAATATCCGTCAGGAGTGCGAGAATCACGTGGCGAAGGAGTGTCGTGAAGCTTTCTCTCAGCGCTTGGATCAGGCTCCTTATAAGCCCAAGGGCATGGTTCTGGGCACCGTTCCTCGGGTCCTGGCCATGTCTACTGGTACCGGCATTGTCGGACGCGACCCCATCCACTGGGCGTACGTCGAAGAGGACGGTCGCGTGTTGGAAAACGGCAAGTTTGTCGACTTGTCAATTGGTGACCGAGATCGCAGCATTCCCGACGGTAAAGATGTCGAGGCCTTGatcgagctgctggagcgcCGCCGACCGGACGTCATCGGTGTCTCGGGCATGTCCCCGGAAACCCGTAAGCTGTACAAGCTTCTGACCGAATtggtcgagaagaaggatctTCGCGGCGCTACATACACCGATGAACGGGACGAAGAAATCAGCGACCCCTTGGAGGTGGTGATTGTGAATGACGAAGTGGCGCGGCTCTACCAGCATAGTGAGCGGGCGAAGAAGGATCATCCCAGCTTCGGTCCCTTGACGCATTATTGTGTCGCATTGGCCAAGTATCTTCAGAGCCCTCTGAAGGAGTACGCCTCGCTAGGCCGGGATATCGTTTCCATTCAGTTCAAGCGAGGCCAGCAATTGGTTGCTCAGGAGCTGCTCCTGAAACAGCTGGAGACCGCTTTGGTTGATATGGTCAACTTGGTGGGGGTTGATATCAACGAGGCCGTCACCGATCCTGCGACAGCAAACCTTCTCCCCTATGTCTGCGGTCTTGGCCCCCGCAAGGCTGCCCATCTACTCAAGATCGTCAACATGAACGGCGGTGTGGTCAATAATCGGGTTGAGCTACTGGGTGTAAATGCGCAGTATCCGGCCATGGGCGTGAAAGTCTGGAACAATTGCGccagcttcctcttcattgacTTCGAAAATGCCGACCCGGATGCTGATCCGTTGGATAACACCCGAGTGCACCCGGAAGACTACGATATTGCGCGGAAGATGGCAGCTGATGCCTTGGAactggacgaggaagacatcaAGGCAGAAACCGATGAGAATGGACCTGGCGCTATCGTCCGGAAGCTCTTCCGGGATGAAGCGCAGGACAGGGTCAACGACCTAATCCTGGAAGAGTATGCGGAACAGCTGGAAAAGAACCTCAACCAGCGGAAGCGAGCGACGCTGGAAACGATCCGGGCCGAGTTGCAACAGCCGTATGAAGAACTGCGCAAGCAATTCGCCTTGCTGAGCACTGACGATGTTTTCACCATGCTCACGGGCGAGACGTCGGACACCCTGGCCGAGGGCATGGTAGTCCCCATCTCGATCAAGCGCATCACGGATGACCACATTGACGGCAAGCTCGATTGCGGCGTTGACGTGCTGGTGCCAGAGTCGGAGCTTACCGATCGCTACGACATCCCCGTACGGGCTCTCTACTCACTACACCAGACGCTTCCAGCCAAGGTGCTGTTCTTAAACAAGAAGAACTTCTTGTGCAATGTTTCGCTACGCGAGGAGCAAGTCAGTCGACCAACGCCCAGACCTCGCGACCATATGCGTGGGGAATGGGACGATCGACAGGAGGCAAAGGACCGGGAGATGCTGCAGGAGAAGACGCAGAGTGGCGGGCGCGTCATGCGTGTCATCAAGCATCCTCTGTTCCGACCGTTCAACTCCACACAGGCGGAAGAGTTCCTGGGATCACAGAGCCGGGGTGATGTGGTGATCCGACCATCGTCTAAAGGACCGGACCATCTGGCCGTCACCTGGAAGGTGGCCGACGGTATCTTCCAGCATATTGATGTCCTGGAACtcgacaaggagaatgagtTCTCTGTAGGTCGTACGCTGAAGGTTGGTGGTCGTTACACCTACAGCGACTTGGACGACCTGATCTTCAACCATGTCAAGGCGATGGCCAAGAAGGTGGACGAGATGATGCTGCATGAGAAGTACCAGGAAGGCAGCAAGGATGCCACCT ACTCTTGGTTGAACACCTATACCAAGGCGAACCCCAGGCGATCCGCATATGCCTTCTGTATCGATCCCAAGCACCCAGGATACTTTCAGCTGTGTTTCAAGGCCGGTGAGAATGCCCAGCTACACAGCTGGCCGGTCAAGGTCATCCCTCAAGGCTATGAGTTGCAGCGTAATCCGTACCCGGACATGCGCGCGCTGTGCAATGGGTTCAAGCTACTGTTTACCAATATGCAGGCCGGCAagcgatga
- a CDS encoding oxysterol-binding protein related protein OSH3, with product MAAMEELEIHSKSYFVRWVNVKPDHTISWSIQPHKKSLNFGIFKHPGHSGVLSSTNHPAGDYHSTDSSENLPSAAAAAGSRTSVIEKLTSIGLKQVRWIGKCEADKIVKGTYDVPHNEGGNYALVFDNTFSKQISKTVTLVLLTYPTHSGPTNHSTTQLAREVEFAENANATARNRGNSILSKAPSQAVSTTSGTTHTGLLHKRRRKRHQGWARRYFSLDFTSSTLSYYHDRNSSALRGSIPLSLAAVACNEKSREISIDSGTEVWHLRASNDQDFIAWKRALEKASSKASAEDSHAPEVLLRVPSQRFLTNAAEEREWMQVEHLVSKVSGSRDAVRRLARDTDPKYLNNSSALTPYERPRGRSPSPHPEANGEDYFEARERRPFWKRKPSSNSNQTAKRSTATTTTTTTTIAASSQLAVPSPAADAASLAGDRKPSSIASHPDQAEEIHDHLMALLRDLDHVVSEFSALIAESRHRRHPPGMTAQSRLSMESEMSQEFFDAVDGGNTSPLLTIKGDSDDEGAGDTARQTEDEVVADDAPSDSEEEAAEPVTPHGGEKDSSLFPSRPKSLSPLPLSPVRRRGNIAAPTVMPPSLIGFLRKNVGKDLSQISMPVSSNEPLSLLQRAAEVLEYSTLLDQAAKAADSLERLMYVTAFAISSLSSNRVRERAIRKPFNPMLGETYELVREDLGFRFIAEKVSHRPVQLAYQADSKDWSLAQSPMPTQKFWGKSAEIITEGKFRLTLHTTGEHFSWSAASSFLRNIIAGEKYVEPVGEMPVLNETTGQKSVSTFKAGGMFSGRSEEVITKAVDPYNNELPLGLTGTWTSSLQLTKNGSATGTVIWKAGPLVPNAPKHYGLTAFAATLNEITPIEEKRLPVTDSRLRPDQRALEDGDVDRAEQVKVQLEEAQRARRREMEAAGESWTPRWFKRVDADEDAEDVWALKPGKDGYWEERARGTWTGVVPVFEA from the exons ATGGCTGCcatggaggagttggagatCCACAGCAAG TCCTACTTCGTCCGATGGGTCAATGTCAAGCCCGACCATACCATCTCCTGGAGCATCCAGCCGCACAAGAAATCCCTCAACTTTGGCATCTTCAAGCATCCCGGCCATTCCGGTGTCCTCAGTTCTACCAATCATCCTGCCGGCGACTATCACAGTACCGATTCGAGCGAGAACTTACCGTCggccgctgctgccgctggtTCGCGAACCTCGGTCATTGAAAAGCTGACCAGTATCGGCCTCAAGCAGGTCCGATGGATTGGCAAGTGCGAAGCggacaagatcgtcaaggGTACCTACGATGTACCTCACAATGAGGGTGGGAACTACGCGCTGGTCTTTGACAACACCTTCTCCAAGCAAATCTCCAAAACGGTCACCCTGGTGCTGCTCACTTATCCTACACATTCGGGCCCTACGAACCACTCGACAACGCAGCTCGCTCGCGAGGTAGAGTTTGCTGAGAATGCCAACGCAACGGCGCGAAACCGAGGTAACAGCATCCTTTCTAAAGCGCCATCTCAAGCCGTCAGCACGACCTCCGGGACGACCCATACTGGACTTTTGCACAAGCGCCGCAGGAAACGCCACCAGGGTTGGGCAAGGCGATACTTTTCGTTGGACTTCACCTCGTCGACTCTCTCCTACTATCACGATCGCAATTCATCCGCGCTACGTGGCTCAATTCCTCTTTCGCTGGCTGCCGTCGCTTGCAATGAAAAGTCGCGTGAAATTTCCATCGATTCGGGCACAGAGGTTTGGCACTTGCGGGCCAGCAATGACCAGGATTTCATTGCCTGGAAGCGTGCGTTAGAGAAGGCCTCCTCGAAGGCGTCCGCCGAGGACTCTCACGCGCCCGAGGTGCTGCTTCGCGTGCCTTCCCAGCGCTTCCTCACAAATGCCGCGGAGGAACGCGAATGGATGCAGGTGGAGCATCTGGTCAGCAAGGTATCGGGGTCCCGGGATGCAGTGCGTCGACTGGCCAGAGACACCGATCCAAAATACTTGAATAATTCGTCGGCTCTGACTCCTTACGAGCGGCCCCGGGGTCGCTCCCCCAGTCCCCACCCGGAAGCCAACGGTGAGGACTACTTCGAGGCGCGCGAACGGCGTCCATTCTGGAAACGGAAACCCAGTTCAAATTCCAATCAAACAGCCAAGCGCTCCACcgcgacgacgacgacgacgacgacgacgatcgCCGCAAGCTCACAGCTGGCGGTCCCATCGCCCGCGGCAGATGCGGCGTCCCTTGCAGGCGACCGGAAACCCAGCAGCATTGCCAGCCATCCGGATCAGGCGGAAGAAATCCATGACCATTTGATGGCTCTCCTGAGAGATCTGGATCATGTAGTCAGTGAATTTTCGGCTTTGATCGCCGAGAGCCGACATCGTCGGCATCCGCCTGGAATGACGGCGCAGTCTCGGCTGAGCATGGAGTCGGAGATGTCGCAGGAATTCTTTGACGCTGTTGATGGAGGAAACACGTCGCCATTGCTGACCATCAAGGGAGACAGTGACGATGAAGGAGCGGGTGATACCGCCCGGCAGACTGAGGACGAAGTCGTCGCAGATGACGCCCCATCAGAcagcgaggaagaagcggCGGAGCCCGTTACGCCCCATGGTGGAGAGAAGGACTCATCCTTGTTCCCATCGCGCCCCAAATCGCTGTCGCCTTTGCCTCTGAGCCCTGTACGTCGCCGCGGCAATATCGCTGCCCCCACAGTCATGCCCCCTAGTCTGATCGGTTTCCTCCGCAAAAATGTGGGTAAAGACCTGTCACAGATCTCGATGCCCGTGTCCTCCAATGAGCCGCTCTCACTACTGCAACGCGCCGCCGAGGTGCTCGAATACTCCACTCTGCTTGACCAGGCGGCAAAGGCTGCTGACAGTTTGGAGCGGCTCATGTACGTGACAGCCTTTGCAATATCTTCGCTGTCAAGCAACCGCGTGCGAGAGCGAGCCATTCGGAAACCCTTTAACCCCATGCTGGGAGAGACCTACGAGCTGGTGCGGGAGGATCTTGGATTCCGATTCATTGCGGAGAAGGTCTCGCACCGTCCCGTGCAGCTAGCGTATCAGGCAGACAGCAAGGACTGGAGTCTAGCCCAATCGCCGATGCCGACGCAGAAATTCTGGGGTAAATCCGCGGAGATCATCACGGAGGGGAAGTTCCGGCTGACTCTGCACACGACCGGTGAGCATTTCAGCTGGTCCGCGGCCTCGTCGTTCCTGCGCAACATCATCGCCGGCGAGAAATACGTTGAACCGGTCGGTGAGATGCCAGTGCTGAACGAGACGACGGGCCAGAAGAGCGTTTCGACCTTCAAGGCCGGCGGCATGTTCTCGGGCCGCAGCGAGGAGGTCATCACTAAGGCAGTCGATCCGTACAACAACGAGCTGCCGCTAGGGCTGACAGGCACCTGGACATCGTCGCTGCAGCTCACCAAGAACGGATCCGCCACGGGCACGGTGATCTGGAAGGCCGGGCCCCTTGTGCCCAACGCGCCCAAACACTACGGTCTGACGGCATTCGCGGCAACTCTGAACGAGATCACGCCCATCGAGGAGAAGCGACTGCCGGTGACGGACTCGCGGCTGCGGCCGGATCAGCGGGCGCTGGAGGACGGGGATGTGGACCGTGCGGAGCAAGTCAAGGTGCAGCTGGAGGAAGCGCAACGGGCGCGGCGGCGCGAGATGGAGGCGGCGGGCGAGAGCTGGACGCCGCGCTGGTTCAAGCGGGTGGATGCGGATGAAGATGCGGAGGATGTCTGGGCCCTGAAGCCGGGCAAGGATGGCTACTGGGAGGAACGGGCCCGGGGAACCTGGACAGGTGTGGTGCCCGTATTCGAGGCGTAG